The Streptococcus mitis genome has a segment encoding these proteins:
- the rplL gene encoding 50S ribosomal protein L7/L12 — MALNIENIIAEIKEASILELNDLVKAIEEEFGVTAAAPVAVAAAGAADAGAAKDSFDVELTSAGDKKVGVIKVVREITGLGLKEAKELVDGAPALVKEGVATAEAEEIKAKLEEAGASVTLK, encoded by the coding sequence ATGGCATTGAACATTGAAAACATTATTGCTGAAATTAAAGAAGCTTCAATCCTTGAATTGAACGACCTTGTAAAAGCTATCGAAGAAGAATTTGGTGTAACTGCAGCTGCTCCTGTAGCTGTTGCTGCAGCTGGTGCTGCTGACGCTGGTGCTGCTAAAGATTCATTCGACGTTGAATTGACATCTGCAGGCGACAAAAAAGTTGGCGTTATCAAAGTTGTACGTGAAATCACTGGTCTTGGTCTTAAAGAAGCTAAAGAACTTGTTGACGGTGCACCAGCACTTGTTAAAGAAGGCGTTGCAACTGCAGAAGCTGAAGAAATCAAAGCTAAATTGGAAGAAGCTGGAGCTTCAGTTACTCTTAAATAA